The genomic window AGTATTAAacaacttaaaataaaataatttggagaaaaataacaaataaaaactcaaaagaatcaattttttagagaaaaaatgaAACTAATCAAAAGATCActataataagttaataactacaaacaacacaaaatatttcaagtaaaatttaacatgattcATATTAATAATACACTGTTAATAAGTAGTGTCtcttaaaatcaaaatttggcaAAGTTCTTGCTTAACTTGATCTCTTTTCCATGAGAGTAATGCAATCAATCTCTTGGCCAAAACCATTAAATCCTCACTGCAATGCAATCATCTTTCACAACTAAAGAGTGTTTGTTTGTTCTTTGGATTAAAAGACTCACCTGTGAAACTTTCCTGGTCTCTTGCTGTTCAGTAGATTTCCAAAGGTTGTCAATGCATCATGGAATTTCTGAATCTTAAGAAAACCAACAACCATAGCAACTTCACTGTCTGCAAAACCAGCATTCTTCATAATTGGATCCATAACTCTCGGAAGGGTATCCTCCATGCCCAAGGCCAAGAGACCTTCAGCTAACAttgaaaaggaagaaaattCAGGAACAAATCCATGCTCAGTCATTTCGAAGAGAAAATCGATAGCCTCCCGGATAGGTCCTCCTCCAAGGCAGAGACCTCGGAAAACAATCTTGTATGTAATGGCATCCGGGGGTTCGCCTTTTGCAATCATCTCCCTAAAGAGCCTCACTGCTTCTCTAGTTTTTCTTTGCTTAAATAATGCTTGAATTACCGGGTTATATGCTTTCGGAGTTGGGATCATTCCTTTCATTTGTATGCTTCTAAGAAGCTTACAAGCAACTTGTACTCTTCCGGCTTTACACAAACCACTGATGAGAGTTCCGTAAGTGACTAAATCGGCTTCACAGCCATTGGAACTCATCATTTGGACAATATCTGCTGCCTTCTGTATGTTTCCTTCTTTGCAGTAATATGTGAGCAAAGAATTGTATGTAAGCTTATTGGGTTTCAAACCTTCCATTATCATCTGATCCATTAGCTCTGTTGCTTCATCAAGTCTCTTGCTTTTGCATAAACCATCTATCAATGTGTTGTAAGTCACCAAATTCCTCGAAATCCCTTGTTCTTCCATCTGGTCGAACATGTCTTCCGCATCTTCAATTCTCATGTTCTTGCAGAGGCCGGCGATGAGGGTATTATATGTCACCACAGTCCGAGCGCAACCATTGGCTTCCATTTCCTTCAGTAAGCCCAGAGCTTTGTTCAATCTCTTAATGGCACAAAGATGGTCAATAAGTATATTGTATGTAAATACATTGGGAGTGCactcatttttcttcatctcctcAAACAACTCCATTGCAATATCAAGATCCCCCGCTTTGCAGAGGCTACTGATCAACGAATTGAAAGTATAAACATCTGGTAAAAGACCTTTGAGAGTGAATCCACGGGCGAGCTCCATGGCTTCATCAAACTTGTTTTTAGTGCATAAAGTGCTAATAAGAGCGTTATAGGTGACCATATTCGGCAAACAATCCCTCTGGATCATCTGCTTGAGAACTGCCATGGCTTCTTCGATCTCGCCTAACTTACACAAGCCCGATATCAAACTGTTATAGGTGATAACATCGGGATCGTATCCCTCCTGAAGCATCACATCCATTGTCTCAAGAGCATGCTCAACATGTCCAGCCCTACACAAACCATTGACCAATGCATTGAAAGTGAACTTATCCGGGGAAAAGCCTTTCGACAACTCTTCTTGTATAAAGATAAGAGCTTCTTCAATTCTCCCGAGCTTGCAAAACCCATGCAAGAGAACATTCACGGTAACAGTTGTAGGACAACAACCCATACTCAACATTCTAGATTTCATCTTCATAGCTCCTTCCATATCACCTTGCTCAATATAACCCTGCATTATGGTTGTGAAGGTTATCTCATCAGGCGACAAACCATACCTCGACATCTCTCGGATCATCGCTATCGCAGGCTTAATTTGATGAGTTTTACACAATGCCTTGATCAAGATATTGAATGTAGAAACATCAGGTTGCACAACTCTGCTACTCATTGAAGAATACAAAGACTCAACTAATTTGAGCTTGTTTTCATCAACAAGGATGTTTAGCAGATGATTATAACTATGACAATCAGGTTTCACCCCAAACTCTGGCATCAGCTCAAGAACAACATCTATGGCTAAATCAAACAACTGGAATTCCGAATAACTCTCAATGAGAATCAGGAAACTACCTTGATTGAGCTTGCATCCAGAGGTCTGCATTTCCTTCAAAACAAGCTTCATGTCATCAAAAAACCCAGCTTTTCCAAGAATCTGCAGGATTTCTTCATAAAAAGAAGGGTTGGGACTGAAATTCTCCTGCTTGGATGCCCAATTGAGTAAGTGAACAGCAGAGGACGGATCTTTCTGGCGGCGAAGGATGGAAAGCAAATCCTTGGGGGTGAAATCCGGTGGAACTTGATGAATTAGAGTGGAATCAGGAACCTGGGAAGCAAATGACACAGCGCGCGCGTGCAGTGTCTTGCGAGCGGAGTTGAGGAAGCTGTGCGCTGGTTTTGGAGGATGAATCCGAGGATGGTGGAGTAGAGATGGAGAGAAAGCCATTGAGGCAATCAATCGAACACCTTGCGAGCAATGGAAGCAGTGCTTGGATTTCTTTGAGGCAATTGATCGAACACCTTGCGAGCTCTCTTTCtcagaagaaagaaagcaagaagagaaCAAGAGAAAAGGACATCGAAATGGATAGAGTTCTGGGCGAGAGGGTGAAACTCAATTGGTTCTTTGTTTTGGGACTTAACGGGTTTCGGATTGTTTACGTCTTATCGGGCGTGGATTTACATCCGCTTTGAGAAAGAGTCATGAGTTTAGAACTCCTAACCAAATTTTTGctgaattaatattaaatatactttttttttgctgaattaatattaaatatatatatatatatataacaggaGTGACAAACACCGTTCTAGGAAATGTCAAgggacaaataaatatataacaatacTATTAACTCAAGGATTTGATTcttgttaataaaattattatatatttcaaaattaaatttttattttttaaaataatagtaagTGTTTGttagtattaatattttttttagagtcaattatttgatatatttaacgGGGAGAAGAGTGGTTTATTCCCAAGCAAACGTGGTCTTAAGAATTTAAATgtagataatttttaaaatttaaaaaatggtcaaaaatataattattaattttagaggCTGAAAACAATTTATACACAACAGAGAAAACAATGTATAGTAATTTAAAACTCTTTCGCTCTTTTTACTTActcattttagaatttttttcaaatttcttttatccatttaaaaaatttataaaatttataaaacattaaatattatttttttcatattaatctctaatatttcatatatttttacaatttttaataaatcatattcaactACACATcccattaaattatattttaaataaatatatttttttataaattttagagtaCCAACTAACTAATCTACCttcttaattgatataaattaattaaaataaataaataaataaaaaaaggaaaagtaaTATATTTAACCAGTTCAGGGAACTGAGAAGCCTGACTACCAACAACCTTTTGCTACAAACTTAATCAAAGTCATTTAAAGGAAGAACATATCATTACACATCCATCAATAAAATCAGTAGAATCAACCATCATATACAATACAACAAAATCAGTGCTCCATGGTATCTGTAAGGCGACCAAGTAAGGGGCTGAGCTTCCTTGGGAGAAGAAGCTTGCTCTTTGGGCTTTGTTCACCTTCATCTCTTGGTGGAGAGAAGGTCTTGGCTGTGTTGTTGGCTCATGGTGTAATCTTGGTTTCAAATTAgagagtttatgtttttctctctaCTTTCCTTGTTTGTGTGCATGGCTGTTTGTATCTTGTTCGTTGTAGCTCATCCTTGGCCATAGGCTGGCTCGGCGCCTAGGTGGTGTGACGAGCGCCGCGCGGTGATCGTTGGGGcgatcgggaaggccgtgacaAGTAAAGTAGAGAGAAAAACATACTCACTTATTTGAAACCAAGATTACACCATGAGCCAACAACACAGCCAAGACCTTTTCTCCACCAAGAGATGAAGGTGAACAAAGCCCAAAAAGCAAGCTTCTTCTCCCAAGGAAGCTCAGCCCCTTACTTGGTCTCTAGCAATTTCATCAAACCTCATCTATTAagcaaaaaaaatcatactttgATACATCCAATTGTTAAGTATTGGTTTTGAAAGTCGATAATCTCGTCATAAATTATAAACCACACAGCATAATCAGCTCACCGTATTTCTGCAGTAATTTCTACAGCCAATGCATCTTATTTGGGCAGTAATTCACACAACCACTATTATACTACAAGAAAGAACACAAAGCCAGAAGACGATGTCATCAGTGAACACAAAGCCAAGTTACACAATGCGGACATTAGAACTTAATTCAATTTAAATGGTGGTTCAAGTTCAATTCATCTCTACAGTATTACCGTACTAGAAAAGATTGGCTTGCACTCTACTCGCCAATGCTAGGACAAAATTGAACACAGTACCAATCACTTCCAGACAAatggcaaaagaaaacataaaggaCAAGCAAGGATGATATATCTTAGACATGTGTCCAATCAATTCAGGAGTCTATTGAcagaaatatattataaaataatgtttattgcCAAGATTTAATAGCTgtctaaaaataattatcatttctGCATTGCCCAGTAAAAGTTCAATAACAGTAAACAACACAAGACTTTGTATAGCTTCCTGGAAAAGTATCAATGATTTCCAGGTATGGATAGTATCTATATCAAAATTGTTATCCAATAGAAACAGAATTTGTATTGATGCTAGGTTAATGCAGAACCCTTGTCCTAGGATGGTGCCGACTAAGTTAGCAAAGCATTACAGAACTAACAatacttctatatatatatatatatatatatatagggtagTTTGTTTCAACATAATCTTATCAAAGTATACAACCTATAATACCTTAATATAAACACCATGACACAATATCGCTGATCTTATATAGAATACCAGTTTCCAGGAAGTTAATAAAACATGAATCACTTGCCCAAATACTACCAATAACAAGATATGCAAAGATATCACCAATAAACATCTAAGATGATTCTCATTGAAAGCTCAATCAAGGTTTGACTAGAAGATGCAACTCACAGCAAAGTTTTTGCGAAATTCAGATCTTAATATAATAACTTAGATCC from Dioscorea cayenensis subsp. rotundata cultivar TDr96_F1 chromosome 9, TDr96_F1_v2_PseudoChromosome.rev07_lg8_w22 25.fasta, whole genome shotgun sequence includes these protein-coding regions:
- the LOC120269330 gene encoding pentatricopeptide repeat-containing protein At3g53700, chloroplastic, coding for MAFSPSLLHHPRIHPPKPAHSFLNSARKTLHARAVSFASQVPDSTLIHQVPPDFTPKDLLSILRRQKDPSSAVHLLNWASKQENFSPNPSFYEEILQILGKAGFFDDMKLVLKEMQTSGCKLNQGSFLILIESYSEFQLFDLAIDVVLELMPEFGVKPDCHSYNHLLNILVDENKLKLVESLYSSMSSRVVQPDVSTFNILIKALCKTHQIKPAIAMIREMSRYGLSPDEITFTTIMQGYIEQGDMEGAMKMKSRMLSMGCCPTTVTVNVLLHGFCKLGRIEEALIFIQEELSKGFSPDKFTFNALVNGLCRAGHVEHALETMDVMLQEGYDPDVITYNSLISGLCKLGEIEEAMAVLKQMIQRDCLPNMVTYNALISTLCTKNKFDEAMELARGFTLKGLLPDVYTFNSLISSLCKAGDLDIAMELFEEMKKNECTPNVFTYNILIDHLCAIKRLNKALGLLKEMEANGCARTVVTYNTLIAGLCKNMRIEDAEDMFDQMEEQGISRNLVTYNTLIDGLCKSKRLDEATELMDQMIMEGLKPNKLTYNSLLTYYCKEGNIQKAADIVQMMSSNGCEADLVTYGTLISGLCKAGRVQVACKLLRSIQMKGMIPTPKAYNPVIQALFKQRKTREAVRLFREMIAKGEPPDAITYKIVFRGLCLGGGPIREAIDFLFEMTEHGFVPEFSSFSMLAEGLLALGMEDTLPRVMDPIMKNAGFADSEVAMVVGFLKIQKFHDALTTFGNLLNSKRPGKFHR